One Campylobacter concisus DNA segment encodes these proteins:
- a CDS encoding alpha/beta hydrolase — protein sequence MVRAFKFLLFTLGLTQTLHAGPSQTPEPLSQKAASKFEISTFKISANDEIYKIFTAKLKGQNEFKNVLFLLDANAQFNMLLNEFNGSSAPLIIGIGYDTDKSYEVEKRTRDLTPKADGEEFSKGGGADAFYHFLTRNLVPLIDEKFNVQNSQKSLYGHSFGGLFTLYALLKDEGIFSNFFIASPSLWWGESEILKQNVSEGKFKEKLKAKFVFLSVGELEKRKGKTDKAGVLKASDLAEILKQSGINSHFEFYKNETHGSVIPLNLKELLKYLKD from the coding sequence ATGGTAAGAGCGTTTAAATTTTTGCTTTTTACGCTTGGCTTGACACAGACTTTGCACGCAGGGCCTAGCCAAACACCTGAGCCACTTAGTCAAAAAGCTGCTAGTAAATTTGAAATTTCGACCTTTAAAATAAGCGCGAATGATGAAATTTATAAAATTTTCACAGCCAAGCTAAAGGGGCAAAATGAGTTTAAAAACGTGCTTTTCTTGCTTGATGCAAATGCCCAGTTTAATATGCTTTTAAATGAATTTAATGGCTCATCTGCTCCACTAATAATAGGCATAGGATATGACACAGACAAAAGCTACGAAGTAGAAAAACGCACAAGAGATCTCACGCCAAAGGCAGATGGCGAGGAGTTTAGCAAAGGTGGTGGCGCAGATGCGTTTTACCACTTTTTGACTAGAAATTTAGTGCCGCTAATAGATGAGAAATTTAACGTGCAAAATAGCCAAAAAAGCCTTTATGGCCACTCTTTTGGCGGGCTTTTCACGCTTTATGCCTTGCTTAAAGATGAGGGCATCTTTTCAAATTTCTTTATCGCTTCACCATCTCTTTGGTGGGGTGAATCTGAAATTTTAAAGCAAAACGTTAGCGAGGGTAAATTTAAAGAGAAACTAAAAGCTAAATTTGTCTTTCTTAGCGTTGGCGAGCTTGAAAAGAGAAAGGGCAAAACTGACAAAGCTGGCGTTTTAAAAGCGAGCGATTTGGCTGAAATTTTAAAACAAAGTGGCATAAATTCTCACTTTGAGTTTTATAAAAATGAAACCCATGGCAGCGTCATACCTCTAAATTTAAAAGAGCTTTTAAAATATCTAAAGGATTAA
- the tsaE gene encoding tRNA (adenosine(37)-N6)-threonylcarbamoyltransferase complex ATPase subunit type 1 TsaE, with protein sequence MVFELLENELDELVRVLPKSGVVLLSGDLASGKTTLVKAIIKAHGIHESVTSPTFSLMQIYGKDIYHYDVYQIGFDGMAKNGLFENLFEEGLHLVEWGDENLEKALKKNGESYTMIKISPSKNGRKYEVISA encoded by the coding sequence ATGGTTTTTGAGCTTTTGGAAAATGAGCTTGACGAGCTTGTGCGAGTGCTGCCAAAAAGTGGTGTGGTGCTACTAAGTGGCGATCTAGCAAGTGGCAAAACGACGCTTGTAAAGGCGATCATCAAGGCTCATGGCATCCATGAGAGCGTGACATCTCCGACATTTTCATTGATGCAAATTTATGGTAAAGATATCTACCACTATGACGTTTACCAGATCGGATTTGACGGGATGGCCAAAAACGGTCTTTTTGAAAATTTATTTGAAGAGGGGCTTCACTTGGTAGAGTGGGGCGATGAAAATTTAGAAAAAGCTCTAAAGAAAAACGGCGAGAGCTATACGATGATAAAAATTTCTCCTAGCAAAAATGGCAGAAAATACGAGGTTATAAGTGCATAA
- the lptB gene encoding LPS export ABC transporter ATP-binding protein, with product MHKLEVKDLKKTIKKTEIIKGISLEVNSGEVVGLLGPNGAGKTTTFYMICGLISPTSGDVFLNDEKITNVPLHKRAHLGIGYLPQESSIFKELSVEENLLLGAEILNQSEEEISKRVNEMLNMLNIEPIRLRKGVSLSGGERRRCEIARSLIIKPKFLLLDEPFAGVDPIAVSDIQSIVRDLKKLGIGVLITDHNVRETLAICDRAYVIKDGSLLASGSASEVANNKLVRTHYLGEEFKLLE from the coding sequence GTGCATAAACTAGAAGTAAAAGATCTAAAAAAGACGATTAAAAAAACTGAGATCATAAAAGGTATATCTTTAGAGGTAAATAGTGGCGAAGTCGTGGGGCTTCTTGGTCCAAATGGTGCGGGAAAGACGACCACTTTTTATATGATCTGCGGGCTCATCTCGCCAACTAGCGGAGATGTTTTTTTAAACGATGAAAAGATCACAAACGTCCCGCTTCACAAAAGAGCGCACCTTGGTATTGGCTATTTGCCGCAAGAATCAAGCATATTTAAAGAGCTAAGCGTAGAAGAAAATTTACTTCTTGGGGCTGAAATTTTAAATCAAAGCGAAGAAGAGATCTCTAAAAGAGTAAATGAGATGCTAAATATGCTAAACATCGAGCCTATCCGCCTAAGAAAGGGCGTTAGTCTAAGTGGCGGCGAGCGCAGACGCTGTGAGATCGCTAGAAGCCTCATCATAAAGCCAAAATTTTTGCTGCTTGATGAGCCATTTGCAGGCGTCGATCCTATCGCAGTTAGCGACATCCAAAGCATCGTTAGAGACCTTAAAAAGCTAGGTATCGGCGTTTTGATAACTGACCACAACGTCCGTGAGACACTAGCCATTTGCGACAGGGCCTACGTCATCAAAGATGGCTCGCTACTAGCAAGCGGCAGTGCGAGCGAAGTGGCAAACAACAAGCTCGTTAGAACGCACTATCTTGGCGAAGAATTTAAGCTGCTTGAGTAG
- a CDS encoding argininosuccinate synthase, whose product MKKGVKKVVLAYSGGLDTSIILKWLQDEYKCEVVTFTADIGQGEELEPARKKALALGVKPENIFIEDLREEFVRDYVFPMFRANAIYEGEYLLGTSIARPLIAKRQSEIARLVGADGVSHGATGKGNDQVRFELGYYALGDNLTIIAPWREWDLNSREKLLAYAEKNGIDITKKPGKSPYSMDANLLHISYEGLVLEDPSHAPEDDMWRWTVSPKDAPDKSEIIEIGYKKGDPVSINGKKMSPAEILTELNRLGAKHGIGRLDIVENRSVGMKSRGCYETPGGTIMLKAHRAIESITLDRGAAHLKDDIMPKYAELVYNGYWWSPERNMLQALIDKSQEHVNGTVKVELYKGNVIILGRNSKDDNLFSEAYCTFEEDSVYDQKDAEGFIKLNALRFIIARKNGRKFD is encoded by the coding sequence ATGAAAAAAGGCGTAAAAAAAGTGGTTTTAGCATACTCTGGCGGACTTGACACAAGTATCATTTTAAAGTGGCTCCAAGATGAATACAAATGCGAAGTAGTCACATTTACAGCTGATATTGGCCAAGGCGAAGAGCTAGAGCCTGCACGCAAAAAAGCCCTAGCACTTGGTGTGAAGCCTGAAAATATTTTTATAGAAGACTTAAGAGAAGAATTTGTACGTGATTATGTATTTCCAATGTTTAGAGCAAATGCCATCTACGAGGGCGAGTATCTACTTGGCACATCGATCGCACGCCCACTAATAGCAAAACGACAAAGCGAGATCGCGAGACTTGTTGGCGCTGATGGCGTGAGCCATGGAGCAACAGGTAAAGGTAACGACCAAGTTCGCTTTGAGCTTGGATACTACGCGCTTGGCGACAACCTAACTATCATCGCTCCATGGCGCGAGTGGGATCTAAATAGCCGCGAAAAACTTTTGGCATATGCTGAAAAAAATGGCATAGATATCACTAAAAAACCAGGCAAAAGCCCATATTCAATGGATGCAAATTTACTTCACATAAGCTACGAAGGTCTAGTGCTTGAAGACCCAAGCCATGCACCAGAAGATGATATGTGGAGATGGACAGTAAGCCCAAAAGATGCTCCAGATAAGAGCGAGATCATTGAGATTGGCTATAAAAAGGGCGATCCAGTGAGCATAAACGGCAAAAAAATGAGCCCAGCTGAAATTTTAACCGAGCTAAACCGCCTTGGTGCAAAACACGGTATCGGCAGACTTGACATCGTAGAAAACCGCTCAGTTGGTATGAAGAGCCGCGGCTGCTATGAAACTCCAGGCGGCACGATAATGCTAAAAGCTCACCGAGCGATCGAGAGCATCACGCTTGACCGCGGTGCGGCTCACTTAAAAGATGATATCATGCCAAAATACGCCGAGCTAGTTTACAACGGCTACTGGTGGTCACCTGAGCGAAATATGCTTCAAGCTCTCATTGACAAGAGCCAAGAACACGTAAATGGCACTGTAAAAGTTGAGCTTTATAAAGGCAATGTGATCATTCTTGGTAGAAACAGCAAAGATGATAATCTATTTAGCGAGGCGTACTGCACGTTTGAAGAGGATAGTGTTTATGACCAAAAAGATGCGGAAGGATTTATCAAACTAAATGCACTTCGCTTTATAATCGCACGAAAAAACGGGCGGAAATTTGACTAA
- a CDS encoding TonB-dependent receptor domain-containing protein has protein sequence MRKTKFIAICLSACVANSLFGAEHKDNNETRLDGVVVSASGFSQQIKEAPASISVIGGDELTKDSFTSLHSIAQKVPGVNVVGGEDGAASGISIRGMEKSQTLVLIDGKRVNSSSANPKGGAGDMNSNFIPPAEAIERIEVIRGPMSSLYGSDAVGGVINIITKKDFSKFSGNVSISTTINTHKGIGDGRQGDFYLNLPLYKDLFALQLWGYKKLRDEDGYIGGYQKSDKRNLSAKLWITPDEHNKFFILGSNERHDYSKTVGKSADPDPRKRPLDNYDYEKKSYGVGYLGEFDSLNADISYIYDETQRTSLFDKFIPAKAKNHNFNSKFTTFFGAHTLTFGYDFSKQNVGTTFIVSNASRNGLKDPKTYSMSEHAGFIEDEWQILEEKLFLTLGSRLTHNEFFGNHLSPRAYLVYNATDTLSLKGGVATGYKTPNVNQISPEVGTIQGGWRIVDFGNKDLKPEKSTTYEVGAYYDNQADFRGSVTLFRNEFKDKILDTDGSNVNKIPAFGTCAGAPHVNCPGWGTYFNIEGATVWGVELSGDYDILSNLNLSSNYTYNKSKIKTGNPTINTPRGPMKFSETNLARLDGKSLTATPEHAFHATLAYKPIKSVKTFFTTNYESKLTSVNFGAGNSIRENTKDLLTFDTGVSWDANKHLTLSLNAYNIFDKVRYDEALVGNTYYFYPQEGRRFWFKVAAKW, from the coding sequence GTGAGAAAAACAAAATTTATTGCCATCTGCCTTAGCGCTTGCGTGGCAAATTCGCTCTTTGGAGCAGAGCATAAAGACAATAACGAAACAAGGCTTGATGGCGTTGTAGTAAGTGCTAGTGGCTTTTCGCAGCAGATTAAAGAAGCTCCCGCAAGCATAAGCGTGATAGGTGGTGATGAGCTAACAAAAGATAGCTTTACATCACTTCACTCAATCGCTCAAAAGGTGCCAGGCGTAAATGTCGTTGGCGGAGAGGACGGAGCAGCTAGTGGTATCTCGATACGTGGCATGGAGAAGTCTCAAACGCTAGTTTTAATTGATGGTAAAAGAGTAAATTCAAGCAGCGCAAATCCAAAGGGCGGAGCAGGGGATATGAACTCAAATTTCATCCCACCAGCTGAAGCAATCGAGCGTATAGAGGTTATCCGTGGTCCTATGAGCTCGCTTTATGGTAGTGATGCGGTTGGTGGCGTGATAAATATCATCACTAAAAAGGATTTTTCAAAATTTAGTGGCAACGTCAGCATCTCAACCACGATAAACACTCACAAAGGCATTGGCGATGGCAGGCAAGGCGACTTTTATCTAAATTTACCTCTTTATAAAGATCTTTTTGCACTTCAGCTTTGGGGATATAAAAAGCTAAGAGATGAAGATGGCTACATCGGTGGCTATCAAAAGAGCGATAAGAGAAATTTAAGTGCAAAGCTTTGGATCACGCCAGATGAACATAATAAATTTTTTATCCTTGGCTCAAACGAAAGGCATGATTATTCAAAAACGGTTGGCAAATCAGCCGATCCAGACCCAAGAAAAAGACCATTAGATAATTATGACTACGAGAAAAAGAGCTATGGCGTGGGCTATCTTGGTGAATTTGATAGCCTAAATGCCGATATCAGCTACATTTATGATGAGACGCAAAGAACGAGCCTTTTTGACAAATTTATACCAGCAAAAGCCAAAAATCACAACTTTAACTCTAAATTTACAACGTTTTTTGGCGCACACACTCTAACTTTTGGCTATGACTTTAGCAAACAAAATGTCGGCACGACCTTCATCGTCTCAAACGCCTCAAGAAACGGCTTAAAAGATCCAAAGACCTACTCGATGAGCGAGCATGCAGGATTTATCGAGGATGAGTGGCAAATTTTAGAAGAGAAGCTATTTTTAACGCTTGGTTCAAGGCTCACGCACAACGAATTTTTTGGTAACCACCTCTCGCCAAGAGCCTACCTAGTCTATAATGCCACAGATACGCTAAGCTTAAAAGGTGGCGTAGCGACTGGCTATAAAACGCCAAATGTCAATCAAATCTCCCCAGAAGTAGGCACTATCCAGGGTGGCTGGAGAATAGTTGATTTTGGCAACAAAGATCTAAAACCAGAAAAGAGCACAACATACGAAGTTGGGGCATATTATGACAATCAGGCTGATTTTAGAGGCTCGGTAACGCTTTTTAGAAATGAGTTTAAAGATAAGATCTTAGACACTGATGGCAGTAACGTTAATAAAATTCCTGCCTTTGGCACTTGCGCAGGTGCACCACACGTTAATTGTCCTGGCTGGGGAACTTACTTTAACATAGAAGGTGCGACTGTTTGGGGCGTGGAGCTAAGTGGCGACTACGACATCCTTTCAAATCTAAATCTAAGCTCAAACTACACCTATAATAAGTCAAAGATAAAAACTGGCAACCCAACTATAAATACGCCAAGAGGACCTATGAAATTTAGTGAGACAAATCTAGCCAGACTTGACGGCAAAAGCCTTACGGCAACGCCAGAGCATGCATTTCATGCAACACTTGCTTATAAACCAATTAAGAGTGTAAAAACATTCTTCACCACAAACTATGAGAGTAAGCTAACAAGTGTAAATTTTGGTGCTGGCAACAGCATAAGAGAGAACACAAAGGACCTACTCACCTTCGATACAGGCGTAAGCTGGGACGCAAACAAGCACCTAACACTTAGCCTAAATGCTTATAATATCTTTGATAAAGTAAGATACGATGAGGCGCTTGTGGGAAATACATATTACTTTTATCCGCAAGAGGGCAGGAGATTTTGGTTTAAGGTCGCTGCAAAATGGTAA
- a CDS encoding RNA-binding S4 domain-containing protein, whose protein sequence is MRVDKFLNVVNITKRRAVSEDMCKSGVVSINGVQAKAAKDVKVGDVVSIKFLTREARYEVLAIPTTKSIPKSAQSEYVKEL, encoded by the coding sequence ATGAGAGTAGATAAATTTTTAAACGTAGTAAATATCACCAAAAGGCGTGCCGTTAGCGAAGATATGTGCAAAAGTGGCGTTGTGAGCATCAACGGAGTGCAGGCAAAAGCGGCAAAAGATGTTAAGGTTGGCGATGTGGTTAGCATCAAATTTCTAACGCGCGAGGCGAGATACGAGGTGCTAGCGATCCCAACTACAAAAAGCATACCAAAAAGCGCCCAGAGCGAATATGTAAAAGAGCTTTGA